From the Nakamurella alba genome, the window GAGGCACTTCCCGCTCTGTACCCGGGGGATTCATCGCCCGCTACCGAGGTTCCCGTCGTCGTACCCTGGAGGTGGAGGCATGAGAGCAGCTGGAGCTGCTGCCGCACAGCTGATCCCGGGTGCCCTCGATCGCCCGGTGATCCGGATCCGGTCGTTGACCAAGTCGTTCGGTGCGTTGCAGGTGCTCAAGGGCGTCGACCTCGACGTGCACCGCGGTGAGGTGGTGTCATTGATCGGCGCGTCCGGGTCGGGGAAGTCGACGCTGTTGCGCTGCATCAACGGTCTGGAGGACCCGGAGACGGGTCTGATCGAGGTGGACGGCGCGTTGATGGGCCGGGAACTGCGCGGTGGCCGGATCCACGAGGTGTCGCCGCGGCGGGCCCGGGCGCAGCGGGCCGAGGTGGGGATGGTGTTCCAGAGCTTCCACCTGTTCGGGCACCGGACGGTGCTGGAGAACGTCATGCTTGCGCCCCGCCATGTGCGCCGGGTGTCGCGGGACGCGGCCCGGTCGGCGGCGATGGAGCAGCTGGAGCGGGTGGGGTTGGCGGACAAGGCCGGTAACTATCCGCGGCAGCTCTCCGGCGGCCAGCAGCAGCGGGTGGCGATCGCGCGGGCGCTCTGCATGCGGCCGACAGTGATGCTGTTCGACGAGCCCACGTCGGCGTTGGACCCGGAGTTGGTGG encodes:
- a CDS encoding amino acid ABC transporter ATP-binding protein, translating into MRAAGAAAAQLIPGALDRPVIRIRSLTKSFGALQVLKGVDLDVHRGEVVSLIGASGSGKSTLLRCINGLEDPETGLIEVDGALMGRELRGGRIHEVSPRRARAQRAEVGMVFQSFHLFGHRTVLENVMLAPRHVRRVSRDAARSAAMEQLERVGLADKAGNYPRQLSGGQQQRVAIARALCMRPTVMLFDEPTSALDPELVGEVLDVIKDIAADGATMIIVTHELAFARDVSDQVVFLHHGTILESGPPEQLFGAPRHERTRAFLQRFTGTD